Proteins encoded together in one Quercus lobata isolate SW786 chromosome 3, ValleyOak3.0 Primary Assembly, whole genome shotgun sequence window:
- the LOC115982934 gene encoding uncharacterized GPI-anchored protein At5g19250, whose translation MASLINLSLFLFVLFHAIVLLSHPVYCDEDEDNLLQGINSYRNSLNRPALIKNEKADCLADEIANELEDEPCTSPTNGATIKPSSTTQLPDLPKHFKKCKIDVNTTVDGIILPVCVPKLVPTLVLTNYTRTANAKYINSSKYTVAGFGGEDDWMVTVLGTNTTGGSFSSAISLVSEVGLGHCLMSLLLGLFFIVVS comes from the exons ATGGCTTCTCTGATCAATCTTAGCCTGTTCCTGTTTGTACTTTTCCATGCCATTGTTTTGCTTTCTCACCCAGTTTACTGTGATG AGGACGAAGACAATCTTCTTCAGGGCATTAACAGTTACCGGAACTCATTAAACCGTCCAGCCCTCATTAAAAACGAAAAAGCAGATTGCCTTGCCGATGAAATTGCTAATGAGTTGGAGGATGAGCCTTGCACCAGCCCCACCAATGGTGCCACCATTAAGCCAAGTTCCACTACTCAACTTCCTGACCTTCCCAAACACTTCAAGAAGTGCAAAATTGATGTCAACACCACAGTAGATGGGATCATCTTGCCAGTTTGTGTGCCCAAATTGGTTCCAACTCTTGTGCTTACTAACTATACACGAACTGCAAATGCCAAGTACATAAACAGTTCAAAGTACACCGTAGCTGGGTTTGGTGGTGAGGATGATTGGATGGTGACTGTTTTGGGCACAAACACCACCGGTGGAAGTTTTTCCAGTGCCATCTCTTTGGTTTCAGAGGTTGGTTTGGGTCATTGCCTAATGTCTTTGTTGTTGGGGTTGTTCTTTATTGTAGTGAGCTAA